The sequence CTGTGATGGTTTCTAGAAACTTAAATTATAGGGATGAACGAGGCGAACCAATTTATTGGGTTAGTTGGGTTTGGAAAATTTCATGGAGACCATATAAAGAGGGATAAAAATATGTCAAGTTCTCAATTTTATTTAGATTCTCAATTTTATAGAGAAGAAAAGATAGAATCACCGAATCTTGCTTATTTAGAAGAAAAAAGGAAAGAGGAAGAAAAGGGAAGCACTTTAAAAGGAACTAGATTATTTACAATTAACTCTTTAAAGAAAGAAGAGACAGAAGAAGGGCCTTCAATTATTGAATTTAAATTAATTGATGAAATTGAAGATAATTTACGTAAAAAGCTAAAAAATGGAATCAAGTTAACAGAAAATGATAGATTAAATATAGAGGAAATGGCTGAAATCTCGGGATGGAGTAAAGATGATATTATGAATGATTTAAAGAAAATTTCAAAAGATTATCAAGAATATTTATCTCTTTTCAAGAAATATTACAATGAAGCTGAAAGCCTTAAAGATAAGGACAGTAGGCAATCATCCGAAAAACTTTGGGGGGCAATTACAGCCTTAATGAAAGCTTATGCAATTAAATCTGGTGTTATTATTTCACAATGGAGTAGGAGTAAACTAGATAAGTTTGTAGAGAATAATATACCAAGAGAATGGAAAAAAGATTTCTATAACCTTTTAAGTAAAGGAGATAAGCTCCATAAACATTTCTATGAGGGACACATGACATCTGAGCATTTTAACATGGTTTTTAATGAATGTAAAGAACTAATAAAAAAATTTTGAAGTCTGGATTGATATTTTTAAAAGAGGAAAAACACAATCTTTTAGATAGAATAGTATTTTAAGAAAGATAAAAAACTTTAAAGAAGGATGTCTTAATTCTTTATATGATAAATTAAAAGGACACCTTTATAGCTTCTTTCATAGAATTTAGTTCAAACTTAGTTAAATCTTTCAACGAAACTCGGGTTCAAGTCCTGTAAACCATTGGCTTTCCATAATTATCTTTACTTGTTCATCAAGTTCCCTTTTATTCTTAAAAATTCGATCTACTAATTTGACAGAATCTTCTTTTATCTCGTTTAGAAATATTTCAAAATGTTCCTTTTTTATAACGTTAATTAGCATATTTTCAAAATAGTGTTTGGTATGACATTTTCCTTCTAGCAAGATTTCATCCTCTTCTTTTACATTACCATCACACCATGAATAA is a genomic window of Nitrososphaerota archaeon containing:
- a CDS encoding PaREP1 family protein; the protein is MSSSQFYLDSQFYREEKIESPNLAYLEEKRKEEEKGSTLKGTRLFTINSLKKEETEEGPSIIEFKLIDEIEDNLRKKLKNGIKLTENDRLNIEEMAEISGWSKDDIMNDLKKISKDYQEYLSLFKKYYNEAESLKDKDSRQSSEKLWGAITALMKAYAIKSGVIISQWSRSKLDKFVENNIPREWKKDFYNLLSKGDKLHKHFYEGHMTSEHFNMVFNECKELIKKF